TCTTGATTTTTCAAAAACTCCAAAATGGGGTAAAAACCGCTCCCATAATTTTGATATGTAAAACTTAGTTTCTAAAACGCTGTCCCACAAAGTTATTCCTGATGATACATCGGGATCTTGGTGGGAATAGAACACATGTTTTATTTTACCCAGGTCAATGAATTCAACAACGCTTGCAAGAACACGGGGGAACACATGTACTCCTCCTGGATCAAGTAACACGCCTTCATCGTTATGAACAATTAGATACTGATTTGTTGGAATACTTTCCAGACTTTTTCTTTCTGATCCTAAAAAAATGAATTTGTGTTTCCCGTTGTCAAATAGGGTTATGATATTTTCGCTATCCATATTATTGTCCTCCTTTTTTGAGTCATTTTACTGTCTTCTATCATATTTGATGACACACTCTCCACACATCTATATGAATCATCTAAAATGGAAAATTTATATTACTAACGTCAAAAACACCTAATTCTGCCTCATTTTGAGGAATATTAACTTCTCCGTCTTTCACCAACTTTTGCAAAAAGACTAATTCTGCAATGACTTCATTTGGAACCATTCCCTTTGTGTATTTCATGGGAGAGATACCCATACCTTCATCTTCTATTCCTAGAACGTGATGACCGGAATTAAAATTTCTGTCGTATAATGCAGACCTGATCCCTTCAAATGCAGCAACATCAACCTTTTTTCTTGAACTTGTTAAAACATATCCTGGTGCCATAAAATCTTGGTCCATATCGTATCCAATTACAAAATACCCTCGTCCTTTTTCAAAGTATTTGTCTATAATTTGGTTTAAAGAGGCATTATTGGGGAGACCATAAAATGACGAGCCTACTTCTTTAGCAGCGTCTATAACTGCTGCGGTAGTTACCCCCGTGAAGATAATATCCGCTCCATTATCGTAATGAGAAAGGGCAATTTGTTTGGTTTTGGAAGAATCGGTAAAGCTACCAACGTAACCAGTGATTACCGTTACGTTTTCCCCTTTGATTTGATTAAAAGCTTCGACCCCTGAACGATACCCAATTTCATACCTTTTAACGGGTGGAATTTCTAATCCACCAATAAAACCCACTTTACTGATTTTTGTCATGGAAGCCGCCAAATATCCAAGTAAAAATCCACCTTCTTCTTCTTTAAAAGTATAAAGAGCTAAATTAGAAGGAATTACTTGATTAGGAGATGGTTCTATGTCTATCCCTATAAAAAATGTATCAGGATACTGCATTGCAATATTGAATAACACATCAGCCATCATGAATCCTACCCCTATTACCACATCTCCATTCTGTGCAGCATTGGTAAGATTCGGAACGTAATCGGTTTGTTCTTTCGATATGAGGATTTCTGCTTCAATATCGGGGAGTTGTTCGACAGCCATTTGAACACCTGCCCAGGTACCATCGTTGAAAGATTTATCTCCGAGTCCCCCTGCATCCGTAACCATTATAACCTTTAATCCAAACATATTTGCAATCATGATAACTGTCATCATTAGAAACAAAGCTTTTTTCATACTTATAACCCCCCATATAGTGTTTTACTGTTTCCGCAAACTCAAAAACTTACTAATGCCCCTTTCAACTAGTAACAACGCTTAATATTCTTCATCGATTGACAGCTGTCAAATTTTCTGCTATAATATTTTTTGTCTTTAGTAAGCCCCTGTAGTTCAACGGATAGAACGGTGGATTCCTAATCCACAAATGAAGGTTCGACTCCTTCCAGGGGCACTTTTTTATAGCCTTTGAGCTGGGTAATAATTTATGACTCCCTCGTTGGTGACAGAAATTACATCAATTTGAATTTCATCAAATTCTAGGTTTTTATGGGTAGCTATGAAGTAATTCCCTGTTCTCATGATTTTTTTTAATTTTTTAGAATTTGCCCTGAAAGCGGGGTCTCCAAAGGTTTCTTTCCCACCTTTTACTTCTATAAGATGTAGTATTTTGTTCTTTAAAGCTATTATGTCTATTTCGCCATGTCTGTAAGAAAAATTCCTTGCAATTATTTGATAATCTCTATTCAAAAAGTAAGAAACCGCTTTGTCTTCGTACACTTTTCCTTTTGTATTCAAATTATTCTTCCTCGTTAATATGTATACCAGGTACAGTGAGAAAACCGTCTTTACTTTCTGGAAAATTGTTTATTATTTCTTTTCTATTTTCAAAGTTTTCTACTTCGTCTTTTCTTAAAACGGAAGTCGAGAATTCAACTGGGGAGATCATTTCTTCAACCTCGTCAACGTCTATTTCGTCCAATATTTTTAGATACTCTAATAAATCGTTTAGATCTTTCTTTATTTTTTCTTCTTCACTTGGGCTAAGTTCTATGTTGGATAGTTTTTTTAATTTCTTTATTAATTCTTTATTTATTTCCATAATACGTTGCTCCTTTCTTAATTCAAACCTAAAATGAGCTTTAATTTCCCGTTTTCTATCTCGAATTTCTCTATACTTATATTTCTGCTAATAGGATTTTCAAGAATATTGATAACTATTGTCTTGTCGTTTAATTCAACAAATTTTGGAAGTTCTTCTTTTTTGATCATTTTTGCCGGGATATTATGAAAAAACTCGTATTTTCCTGTTAATGTCCTAGGATATGTCTTTAATTTTAAATAGTATTTGAACATCAACACCTTGAATCTAATTTCGTTATCACGGAACTCTATATTCGATACGTGATCAAATATTCTTTTCAAGAAGTGAAATTTACTGTTTTCTAAAGCTTTTATCAAAAATTCTTTGGCTGCTTCTTCGTCTATTTCCAACAATATTTCTTTCATTAGTCACCACCTATTTTTTGAATTCGAGAAGTAATTCAAACTTTCCATCTTGAAGAACGAATCTAGAAATTTTTAAAGATTTTAACATAGTATCAATAAAAGGATTTATTTTTATTTTATTGAAATCTATTAGAATCTCATAATCTTTGGAAGAAATTGCTTCACTGAATTCTGAAAATATATAAAATATGCCTTCTAATATTTTCCTAACCCCTTCATCACCACTCAAGGATAAACGTAACTTACCGTTTTCTAAATCCTCCGGCTTTTCTAAAATTTTAATTAAAGATTCTACTGTTGAATCTTTCCCTAAAAAATTAACCTCCATTTGAAAATTTATTCCATCTTCCCTCAGTTGTACATTCAAATTTTTTAGGCCTTGCACTTGAGTATTTTCTTCTATAACTTTGTCTATTAATCCGTTTATAAATTCTTCATCAACTTCGATTCTTAAACTTCCCAATTTAATTCCTCCTTTTAACTTTTGAATTTTTTTCTTTCTATAGAAATCTTTAGTACCCTTCACTCCATTCAAAGGAGTTGAAATCTTTTTAAAATTATACCATAAAATTCATTTTGCCAATCAAAAATATGTGATACAATTAACTGGTTTAAAATTTTAAAACACTAATTAAAGTGCAAAAGGAGTGAAATTCATATGGTTCCTCCCGATTTTATCAACAATGAGGCATTCACAAATCTCTATTTATTGTTAGTTAATTCAGTCTATATTTTGTTGCCCTTATCCCTAGTACTTTTGCTTTTTTCAAAGATTTCTTTTAAAGTTACTATTTTTCTTTTAGGTGTCTATGCTTCTTATTCCATAGTAATACCTTATTTGCTAAAAATTCCGTTAATTAGTAATTTTGTCCTAACGTTCGGTGATTATAGCTTTTTTATTTATTTGATATTTAGTTTGATCTTCGGCTTTGTATTCTATCATCTGGTAAATATAGCCTTTGTGGTTGGTGGTTTTCTATTAGGCGGATTGGTTGGTTATTCAGTTGGAACTTTTATCATTTCTTCAAACGGTGAATGGTTGAATAATCTACCCTTTCCCATTTCCTACATTCCTTGGATAATTTTTGCTATCTTAGGTGTGATCGTTGCGATAATCTTTTCAAAGAATTATCAGTCAATTATCTCAATCATCTCCGTGATATTTGGTAGTTTTATACTCTCTTTTTATACCATCTATTTATT
The DNA window shown above is from Petrotoga mexicana DSM 14811 and carries:
- a CDS encoding BMP family lipoprotein produces the protein MKKALFLMMTVIMIANMFGLKVIMVTDAGGLGDKSFNDGTWAGVQMAVEQLPDIEAEILISKEQTDYVPNLTNAAQNGDVVIGVGFMMADVLFNIAMQYPDTFFIGIDIEPSPNQVIPSNLALYTFKEEEGGFLLGYLAASMTKISKVGFIGGLEIPPVKRYEIGYRSGVEAFNQIKGENVTVITGYVGSFTDSSKTKQIALSHYDNGADIIFTGVTTAAVIDAAKEVGSSFYGLPNNASLNQIIDKYFEKGRGYFVIGYDMDQDFMAPGYVLTSSRKKVDVAAFEGIRSALYDRNFNSGHHVLGIEDEGMGISPMKYTKGMVPNEVIAELVFLQKLVKDGEVNIPQNEAELGVFDVSNINFPF
- a CDS encoding YraN family protein, with the translated sequence MNTKGKVYEDKAVSYFLNRDYQIIARNFSYRHGEIDIIALKNKILHLIEVKGGKETFGDPAFRANSKKLKKIMRTGNYFIATHKNLEFDEIQIDVISVTNEGVINYYPAQRL
- the gatC gene encoding Asp-tRNA(Asn)/Glu-tRNA(Gln) amidotransferase subunit GatC, with amino-acid sequence MEINKELIKKLKKLSNIELSPSEEEKIKKDLNDLLEYLKILDEIDVDEVEEMISPVEFSTSVLRKDEVENFENRKEIINNFPESKDGFLTVPGIHINEEE